From Bifidobacterium sp. ESL0790, one genomic window encodes:
- a CDS encoding BspA family leucine-rich repeat surface protein, whose translation MTSRTKRITEILVAAGVACGMLAPLVSASAMNPGSRPTSAKAGSSVSQQAPKSPSAPKPADDTNLKSNDPGPSAGADTQPTSPSDGPTTPQEPQQPQSPSQNTVGPQDGSCTPYDNPLSGSNDRLAWNVTADCTLHVTDYGTSTWISNNWNGYVDKDKITTISFEAYMPHRSFTQYVTASSMFANMASLTTINGLNKLDFKNTSSMEQMFMNDPNLLSVDLTGIDTSNVTNMWKMFMGPATTTVANGPKKPYALQHITFGPDFNTSKVTNMEAMFANCDNLEDLDVSMFDTSHVTNMHMMFDTDNVDDGIDNAANHDFPSQSHLGSIKFGPKFDTSHVTNMGFMFYGDNALTSLDVSHFNTGNVTDMEAMFDNVAKAPAIDVSGFDTSKVTNMSYMFWHNETVTRLDVGGFDMHAVTDTQSMFDDCWSVTTLAVSEFNTSADTNMQYMFSDDSSLVTLNVSGFDTSQATSMGGMFSDCTNLQVLDVSHFDTSKVRNMRFMFSDDYNITQLNVSGFDTKNVISMNSMFNYLSKVPEIDVSHFDTSKVGTVADDPATCPAVWNNTNNNYDHPCKTMEYMFNEDEALKHVNVGGFDTSSVKSTKQMFNATEHLETLNMSGFDLSNVTDVSFMFSSVGGNSFSNTLKAVVLGPNTHFRNGAYDNAAFNNLGYVPDWYQVDPVGTWHGTWWDMVGQKDASGNVVGANSPFGSQGTNPATRTEPTVYVHDGYVAFKFLPNNPANSDPASMDGVTGAMDVYAGLPSEASNPRSFNLPQNHYSITGHRFIEWNTEANGTGRGYTVDDQYTIPEDTPGHPVKNTTIKFYAKWFKSPDTPEVTAVAQHGNAIAGVIPSDNRATVDITVEFEVPDGTKTNSSLKIFAKSGRNSFLNEDDVNRFPVYTIAGNDLIATGSPEARISKTFTVNAADIPFLKSSYPDFNYTFTAIETLSGVEGEQSGWEPYSTHLDFAPPVIKPSATMYRVTGQSSDTMDGTLANVGTDIASPTTGTAAGQWDTDISGEPPVIPLPRHEKAGNQLTFTWPGGAAPTTTSSNVLNGTWSTPLADIVNLTDNVTINAVDSLGNEAAPVTPQLIYTPVIDSVTSPTTVNGELPAGSVVKVKISHIRPASMDWGSVQITAKPEHNSIPDTADLTDLGTGTVTYSRDLCTGVDATTGCTAAESGTESTITVNVPVNATYPFTTYPDKDWTFEVRIGLPQGGSPTAYTGVAKANRHMDMEPPSIENTKNSYLTSEANLGGKLWTSTRTAPETPTWTLGGTAPSNPDRAPEMGASLTVTWPDNTTSTGSSITWNDNKWSVAVPANMQAGTVKIQATDSTGNESYTSTVRLTPSMVNALPFTGFDNLWVRGGLAAAVIVTALSLAYVSGEALKRTHGVKAGRR comes from the coding sequence ATGACGAGCAGGACGAAGCGGATTACAGAGATATTGGTAGCCGCGGGGGTGGCCTGCGGCATGCTCGCGCCTCTCGTCAGCGCCTCCGCCATGAATCCCGGCTCCCGGCCCACAAGCGCCAAAGCGGGTTCCTCCGTTTCTCAACAAGCCCCGAAATCTCCCAGCGCGCCAAAACCGGCGGACGACACAAATCTCAAGAGCAACGATCCTGGTCCGTCGGCGGGAGCGGACACGCAGCCGACCTCGCCGAGCGACGGACCGACGACACCTCAGGAACCCCAACAACCACAATCCCCATCCCAAAACACCGTCGGGCCGCAGGACGGCAGCTGCACTCCATACGACAACCCGCTCTCAGGGTCAAACGACAGGCTCGCCTGGAACGTCACCGCGGACTGCACCCTGCATGTCACCGATTACGGCACAAGCACCTGGATCAGCAACAATTGGAACGGTTACGTCGACAAAGACAAGATAACCACCATCAGCTTCGAGGCATACATGCCTCATCGCAGCTTCACCCAATATGTCACCGCCTCCTCTATGTTCGCGAATATGGCCTCGTTGACAACCATCAACGGCCTCAACAAGCTCGATTTCAAGAACACCTCCAGCATGGAGCAAATGTTCATGAACGACCCGAATCTCCTGAGCGTGGACCTGACGGGGATCGACACCAGCAACGTCACGAACATGTGGAAGATGTTCATGGGCCCTGCCACCACAACCGTTGCGAACGGCCCCAAAAAGCCCTACGCGTTGCAGCACATCACGTTCGGCCCGGATTTCAACACCTCGAAGGTCACGAACATGGAGGCCATGTTCGCCAACTGCGACAATCTCGAGGACCTCGATGTCAGCATGTTCGACACGAGCCACGTCACCAACATGCACATGATGTTCGACACCGACAACGTCGATGACGGCATCGACAACGCCGCCAACCACGACTTCCCAAGCCAATCCCATCTGGGCAGCATCAAATTCGGGCCGAAATTCGACACCTCGCATGTCACAAACATGGGCTTCATGTTCTACGGCGACAACGCCCTCACCTCGTTGGACGTCAGCCACTTCAACACCGGCAATGTCACCGACATGGAAGCCATGTTCGACAACGTGGCCAAAGCTCCGGCCATCGACGTCAGCGGCTTCGACACCAGCAAGGTCACGAACATGTCCTACATGTTCTGGCACAACGAGACCGTCACCAGGCTCGATGTCGGCGGCTTCGACATGCACGCGGTGACCGACACCCAATCCATGTTCGACGATTGCTGGAGCGTCACCACTCTGGCCGTCAGCGAGTTCAACACCAGCGCGGACACCAATATGCAATACATGTTCAGCGACGATAGCAGCCTGGTGACATTGAACGTCAGCGGCTTCGACACCAGCCAGGCCACCAGCATGGGCGGCATGTTCAGCGACTGCACAAACCTGCAGGTCCTTGACGTCAGTCACTTCGACACCTCCAAAGTACGCAATATGAGGTTCATGTTCAGCGACGATTACAACATCACCCAACTCAACGTCTCGGGATTCGACACCAAGAATGTCATCTCCATGAATTCGATGTTCAACTACCTCTCGAAGGTGCCGGAAATTGACGTCTCGCATTTCGACACCAGCAAGGTCGGCACCGTTGCCGATGACCCGGCCACCTGCCCGGCGGTGTGGAACAACACCAACAACAACTATGATCACCCCTGCAAGACGATGGAATACATGTTCAACGAGGACGAGGCCCTCAAACACGTCAACGTCGGCGGCTTCGACACTTCAAGCGTGAAAAGCACCAAGCAGATGTTCAACGCCACCGAGCATCTCGAGACACTCAACATGAGCGGCTTCGATTTGTCGAATGTCACGGATGTGTCGTTCATGTTCTCAAGCGTTGGAGGCAATAGCTTCTCTAACACCCTCAAGGCCGTCGTACTCGGCCCCAATACACACTTTCGCAACGGCGCATACGACAATGCCGCTTTCAATAACCTGGGCTACGTTCCCGATTGGTACCAGGTCGACCCCGTGGGAACCTGGCATGGAACCTGGTGGGATATGGTCGGGCAGAAAGACGCGTCAGGCAATGTGGTCGGCGCCAACTCCCCCTTTGGTTCCCAAGGCACGAATCCCGCCACACGTACAGAGCCAACGGTCTACGTGCACGATGGCTACGTGGCCTTCAAGTTCCTGCCCAACAATCCGGCAAACAGCGACCCCGCAAGTATGGACGGAGTGACCGGAGCGATGGACGTCTACGCCGGACTCCCCAGCGAAGCATCCAACCCGCGGTCATTCAACCTGCCGCAGAACCACTACAGCATCACCGGCCACCGCTTCATCGAATGGAACACCGAGGCTAACGGCACGGGCCGCGGCTACACGGTCGACGACCAATACACCATCCCCGAGGACACCCCCGGCCATCCCGTCAAAAACACCACCATCAAGTTCTACGCCAAATGGTTCAAGTCGCCTGATACGCCGGAGGTCACCGCCGTGGCACAACACGGCAACGCGATCGCCGGGGTGATTCCCAGCGACAACCGGGCGACGGTCGACATCACCGTGGAATTCGAGGTGCCCGACGGCACCAAGACCAACAGCAGCCTCAAGATATTCGCCAAATCTGGCCGCAACAGCTTCCTGAACGAGGACGACGTCAACCGCTTCCCGGTCTACACCATCGCGGGCAACGACCTGATCGCCACGGGCTCGCCTGAGGCCCGGATATCAAAGACGTTCACCGTCAACGCGGCCGACATCCCGTTCCTCAAGAGCTCCTACCCCGATTTCAACTACACCTTCACCGCCATCGAGACCTTGAGCGGCGTGGAGGGCGAGCAGTCCGGCTGGGAGCCGTATTCCACCCACCTCGACTTCGCCCCGCCCGTCATCAAGCCCTCGGCCACCATGTACAGGGTCACCGGGCAGTCTAGCGACACCATGGACGGCACGCTGGCGAACGTCGGCACCGACATCGCCTCCCCCACCACGGGCACAGCAGCCGGGCAATGGGACACCGACATCTCCGGCGAGCCACCCGTCATCCCGCTGCCTCGCCACGAGAAAGCCGGCAACCAGCTGACCTTCACCTGGCCCGGCGGAGCCGCACCCACCACCACAAGCTCCAACGTACTCAACGGCACCTGGAGCACACCACTGGCCGACATCGTCAATCTGACCGACAATGTCACCATCAACGCCGTCGACAGCCTCGGCAACGAGGCCGCACCGGTCACGCCACAGCTGATCTACACGCCTGTCATCGACAGCGTCACTAGTCCCACCACCGTCAACGGCGAGCTGCCAGCTGGCTCAGTGGTGAAGGTGAAGATCTCGCACATCCGCCCCGCGAGCATGGATTGGGGCAGTGTGCAGATCACCGCCAAGCCCGAGCACAACAGCATCCCCGACACCGCCGATCTCACCGACCTCGGCACGGGCACCGTCACCTATTCGAGGGATCTCTGCACCGGCGTGGACGCGACCACGGGCTGCACCGCCGCGGAAAGCGGCACGGAATCGACAATCACGGTCAACGTGCCGGTCAACGCCACCTATCCCTTCACCACCTACCCCGACAAGGATTGGACGTTCGAGGTGCGCATCGGCCTGCCGCAAGGTGGCTCGCCGACCGCCTACACCGGCGTCGCCAAGGCCAACAGGCATATGGACATGGAGCCGCCGAGCATCGAGAACACCAAGAACAGCTACCTGACCAGCGAGGCGAACCTAGGCGGCAAACTGTGGACCTCCACACGCACGGCTCCCGAGACGCCGACATGGACGCTGGGCGGCACGGCGCCGTCGAACCCGGACCGCGCTCCCGAGATGGGCGCGAGCCTCACCGTCACCTGGCCCGACAACACCACCAGCACGGGCTCCAGCATCACTTGGAACGACAACAAGTGGTCCGTCGCGGTGCCCGCCAACATGCAAGCCGGCACGGTGAAGATCCAGGCCACGGACTCCACGGGCAATGAGTCGTACACCAGCACCGTCCGGCTCACGCCCAGCATGGTGAACGCCCTGCCATTCACCGGATTCGACAACCTGTGGGTGCGTGGCGGGCTTGCGGCGGCCGTGATCGTCACCGCCCTGTCGCTCGCCTACGTCAGCGGCGAGGCGCTCAAGAGGACCCACGGCGTGAAGGCCGGTCGCAGATAA
- the pgl gene encoding 6-phosphogluconolactonase, with protein sequence MVNRKLEVYKDAKTVDQAAAQRTLLAILDGLSERGDESTATPVRARYDVALTGGSDVLHALTYMASNPLVDAIDWGRVHFWWGDDRFVAPTDPDRSSWQARERFLDKLVANGRLPEGNIHQMAPDLRTPEQVAAASDAENDELLAKAASDYEAELRRELGDTSAMDLLILGMGPDGHYASLFPGHPEINVVNRLTVGVSNSPKMPPLRISMTAPLLARSRRTWMLTCGAGKAEATAHVFAQTDNPSYPASFATGTDEFVWFTTADAVA encoded by the coding sequence ATGGTCAATCGCAAGCTGGAAGTCTATAAAGACGCGAAAACCGTGGACCAGGCGGCGGCGCAACGCACGCTGCTCGCCATTCTGGACGGGCTGAGCGAGCGGGGCGACGAATCGACAGCCACGCCCGTTCGAGCCCGTTACGACGTCGCGCTCACTGGCGGCTCCGACGTCCTGCACGCACTGACTTATATGGCTTCCAACCCGCTGGTCGACGCCATCGATTGGGGCCGCGTCCACTTCTGGTGGGGCGATGACCGCTTTGTGGCCCCCACCGACCCGGACCGCAGCTCGTGGCAGGCACGCGAGCGCTTCCTCGACAAACTGGTGGCCAATGGACGCCTGCCCGAAGGCAACATTCACCAGATGGCCCCGGATCTTCGCACGCCGGAGCAGGTCGCCGCGGCCAGCGACGCCGAGAACGACGAGCTGCTCGCCAAGGCCGCCAGCGATTACGAGGCGGAACTGCGCCGCGAGCTCGGCGACACCTCAGCCATGGACCTGCTGATCCTGGGCATGGGCCCCGACGGCCACTATGCGTCGCTCTTCCCCGGGCACCCTGAAATCAACGTTGTTAACCGTTTGACAGTCGGCGTATCCAATTCGCCGAAAATGCCGCCGCTGCGCATCTCGATGACAGCCCCGCTGCTCGCCCGCAGCCGCCGCACCTGGATGCTCACCTGCGGCGCGGGCAAGGCCGAAGCCACAGCCCACGTCTTCGCACAGACTGACAATCCCAGCTACCCGGCAAGTTTTGCGACGGGAACAGACGAATTCGTCTGGTTCACCACAGCCGACGCGGTGGCCTGA
- a CDS encoding glucose-6-phosphate dehydrogenase assembly protein OpcA, translating to MIIKMPDTQTNAVARKIEELHQQRGEAGNDRVLTLIISTDESELENALKIANSAGREHPCRVIAIVPETKEVPFCDINKEPDCYVTDSGEDETDLDAQVRFGADAGAGEVIILRPRGGLCQHTDTLVMPLLVPDAPVVTWWPTNPPANPSQDPLGAMAGSRITDALRSDDPKKTFAQLRANWSPKDVDFSWTRVTTWRAMLATTIDQPPHLPIESIKVTGQPDYLPLKLLAAWLALKLNVPVELGYVSGAEAITGVYLKRSDGVIAMERPDSQEAVISQPGQAPQRVAMPLRSLEDCLSEELRRIDPDEVYADVIRKGWSLIQG from the coding sequence CCTGACGCTCATCATCTCGACCGACGAGAGCGAGCTCGAGAACGCGCTGAAAATCGCCAATTCCGCAGGTCGCGAGCACCCATGCCGCGTCATCGCCATCGTGCCCGAGACCAAGGAAGTGCCGTTCTGCGACATCAACAAGGAGCCGGATTGCTACGTCACCGATTCCGGCGAGGACGAGACCGACCTTGACGCCCAGGTGCGCTTCGGCGCGGACGCGGGCGCCGGCGAGGTCATCATCCTGCGCCCGCGCGGCGGGCTCTGCCAGCACACCGATACTTTGGTCATGCCGCTGCTGGTGCCTGATGCCCCGGTGGTCACCTGGTGGCCGACCAATCCGCCCGCCAATCCCTCGCAGGACCCGCTCGGCGCGATGGCTGGAAGCCGTATCACCGACGCGCTGCGCTCGGACGACCCGAAGAAGACGTTCGCTCAGCTGCGCGCCAACTGGAGCCCGAAGGACGTCGATTTCTCGTGGACCCGCGTGACCACATGGCGCGCGATGCTCGCCACCACCATCGACCAGCCGCCGCACCTGCCCATTGAGAGCATCAAGGTGACCGGCCAGCCGGACTATCTGCCGCTGAAGCTGCTCGCGGCCTGGCTTGCGCTGAAGCTCAACGTGCCGGTCGAGCTCGGCTATGTCTCCGGGGCCGAGGCCATCACTGGCGTCTATCTCAAGCGCTCGGACGGTGTGATCGCCATGGAGCGCCCGGATTCGCAGGAGGCCGTCATCAGCCAGCCCGGCCAGGCGCCGCAACGCGTGGCCATGCCGCTGCGTTCGCTCGAGGACTGCCTGAGCGAGGAGCTGCGCCGCATCGACCCCGACGAGGTCTACGCCGACGTGATTCGCAAGGGCTGGAGCCTGATTCAGGGCTGA